In Afipia sp. GAS231, a single window of DNA contains:
- a CDS encoding TetR/AcrR family transcriptional regulator has translation MAKAKPALKWQRDPEGMRIRILEAAKQEFAAHGLAGARVDRIAANADANKRMLYYHVGNKEDLYLAVLEAAYDKIRSEERGLDLEHLDPPEAIERLIDFTWNYFLRNPEFLALLNTENLAKARHLKRSTKVKSMHSPFVEMIRTVVTRGVESGDFRVAVDPVQLYISIAGLCFFYLSNSATLSVIFGRDLLKKQARDERLAHMVALVLAALTGKSTADFGKAEVAKLRAPAHQPV, from the coding sequence TTGGCAAAGGCAAAACCGGCTTTGAAATGGCAGCGCGACCCCGAGGGCATGCGGATCCGCATTCTCGAGGCCGCCAAGCAGGAATTTGCCGCCCACGGCCTGGCCGGTGCGCGCGTCGACCGCATCGCGGCCAATGCCGACGCCAACAAGCGCATGCTGTATTACCATGTCGGCAACAAGGAAGACCTCTACCTCGCGGTGCTGGAGGCAGCCTACGACAAGATCCGTTCCGAGGAGCGCGGCCTCGATCTCGAACATCTCGATCCGCCCGAGGCGATCGAACGGCTGATCGACTTCACCTGGAACTATTTTCTCCGCAATCCCGAATTCCTGGCGCTGCTCAACACCGAAAATCTGGCGAAAGCCCGCCATCTGAAGCGCTCGACCAAGGTCAAGTCGATGCACTCGCCGTTCGTCGAGATGATCCGCACCGTGGTGACGCGCGGCGTCGAAAGCGGCGACTTCCGCGTCGCGGTCGATCCGGTGCAGTTGTACATCTCGATCGCCGGGCTGTGCTTCTTCTATCTCTCCAACAGCGCCACGCTCTCGGTGATCTTCGGCCGCGACCTCCTGAAGAAGCAGGCGAGGGACGAGCGCCTCGCCCACATGGTGGCGCTCGTGCTGGCGGCGCTGACGGGAAAATCGACCGCGGATTTCGGCAAGGCCGAGGTCGCGAAATTGCGGGCGCCCGCGCACCAGCCGGTGTAG
- a CDS encoding VOC family protein, with protein sequence MITGLDHVVVLTSDIDAASATYQTLFARAPAWQNSGDGAERVLFTLDNMSLELMAPSGADANADRIRSVLAAQGEGLASLCFRTNDIAKLHRRLDRLTLKPEPVAEVESRDALSEAVLSWKRTRTASDATRGIRLFYLQLASERPRSAPTATGPITAMDHVVVSTPDPERAAALYGARLGLDMALDRSHPDWGRLMFFRCGDLIVEVTHRPAKPADPPRDIQHDRLSGICWRVADIDATHARLAEAGVDVSEVRTGRKPGTRVMTVRSGTCGVPTLLVQPSAGKAAD encoded by the coding sequence GTGATTACCGGTCTCGATCACGTCGTCGTTCTCACCAGCGATATCGATGCGGCCAGCGCAACCTACCAGACGCTGTTCGCGCGGGCGCCGGCCTGGCAGAACAGCGGCGACGGCGCGGAGCGCGTGCTGTTCACGCTCGACAACATGTCGCTGGAATTGATGGCGCCCTCCGGCGCGGACGCCAACGCGGATCGAATCCGCAGCGTTCTGGCGGCCCAGGGCGAGGGGCTGGCGAGCCTTTGTTTTCGCACCAACGACATCGCCAAGCTGCACCGCCGGCTCGATCGGCTGACCTTGAAGCCCGAGCCGGTTGCCGAGGTCGAAAGCCGTGACGCGCTCTCGGAGGCTGTGCTGTCGTGGAAGCGGACTCGCACGGCCTCGGACGCCACGCGCGGCATCCGGCTGTTCTATCTTCAACTCGCCAGCGAGCGTCCGCGCTCGGCGCCGACGGCGACCGGGCCGATTACCGCAATGGACCATGTCGTGGTGTCGACGCCGGATCCCGAGCGCGCCGCAGCCCTCTATGGCGCGCGGCTCGGGCTCGACATGGCGCTCGACCGCTCGCATCCGGACTGGGGCCGGCTGATGTTCTTCCGCTGCGGCGACCTCATCGTCGAGGTCACGCACCGGCCGGCCAAGCCCGCGGACCCGCCGCGGGACATCCAGCACGACCGGCTCAGCGGCATCTGCTGGCGCGTCGCCGACATCGATGCCACCCATGCGCGGCTGGCCGAGGCCGGCGTCGACGTCTCCGAAGTCCGCACCGGCCGCAAGCCAGGCACGCGGGTGATGACGGTGCGCTCAGGCACCTGCGGGGTCCCGACGCTCCTGGTGCAGCCGTCGGCGGGGAAGGCGGCCGACTGA
- a CDS encoding ABC transporter permease, with product MAEAKAPSIVSRALNAAWIRPFLFLIFIVVAWDLTIRLFHIPAYQIPSPGDVLAVLWTDWPELLRQAWPTTYATICGFALSALFGIPVAMLIAGSKTVESYVYPLLVFSQSVPKIAIAPLFVVWFGFGIIPKVISAFLLGFFPVVVSAVQGFKSVDPDMVDLARAMQGSRFQVFRAVNLPHAMPAIFSGLKVSVTLAVVGAVVGEFVGSNSGIGYVLQRSIGTFDLPTMFAALVILALLGVVLFWIVDRIEKLVIPWHVSQREDIIFAS from the coding sequence GTGGCCGAGGCGAAGGCGCCCAGCATTGTATCCAGAGCGCTGAACGCAGCGTGGATACGGCCGTTTCTGTTCCTGATTTTCATCGTGGTGGCCTGGGATCTGACGATCCGGCTGTTCCACATTCCGGCCTATCAGATCCCGTCGCCGGGCGACGTGCTGGCGGTGCTGTGGACCGACTGGCCGGAACTGCTGCGGCAGGCCTGGCCCACCACTTACGCCACCATCTGCGGCTTTGCGCTGTCGGCGTTGTTCGGCATTCCCGTGGCGATGTTGATCGCCGGATCGAAGACGGTGGAGAGCTACGTCTATCCGCTGCTGGTGTTCTCGCAATCGGTGCCGAAGATCGCGATCGCGCCGCTGTTCGTGGTCTGGTTCGGCTTCGGCATCATCCCGAAGGTGATCTCGGCGTTCCTGCTCGGGTTCTTCCCGGTCGTGGTCTCGGCCGTGCAGGGTTTTAAATCGGTCGACCCTGACATGGTCGATCTGGCGCGCGCCATGCAGGGCAGCCGCTTCCAGGTGTTTCGCGCCGTTAACCTGCCGCATGCGATGCCGGCGATTTTCTCCGGCCTCAAGGTCTCGGTGACGCTGGCTGTCGTCGGCGCCGTGGTCGGCGAGTTCGTCGGCTCCAATTCCGGCATCGGCTATGTGCTGCAGCGTTCGATCGGCACCTTCGATTTGCCGACGATGTTCGCGGCGCTCGTGATTTTGGCGCTGCTCGGCGTGGTGCTGTTCTGGATCGTCGACCGCATCGAAAAGCTCGTGATCCCCTGGCATGTCAGCCAGCGCGAGGACATCATTTTCGCTTCTTAG
- a CDS encoding IS110 family transposase — MALRQTYPSTAQGHRKLVAWLRKHKVNRAVMEASGGYERDWGKVLRLAGIAVRIVDPKRVRSFAQSAGRLAKNDTIDAEMIAWFAETFSEAPGQVHDAAREELQALVKARLNLVDLKIRLEAQNEHAAPGQARKARTRILKSLLGEIAKLEVAISAQVRATPHLAERAEIVESVPGFAETSSANLIAGMPELGQVSDEIAAALLGVAPYDDDSGKRRGERHIKGGRRWVRNALYMPCLGAATQNNPVFKAYYQRLLAKGKEPKVALVACMRKLIIILNTMIARRQKWDPSRYALN; from the coding sequence TTGGCGCTGCGGCAGACGTATCCGAGCACTGCCCAGGGTCATCGCAAGCTGGTTGCCTGGCTTCGCAAGCACAAGGTGAACAGGGCGGTGATGGAGGCCAGCGGCGGCTATGAGCGCGATTGGGGGAAGGTGCTCCGCCTGGCCGGCATCGCCGTACGGATCGTCGACCCCAAGCGAGTCCGCAGCTTTGCGCAGTCGGCCGGACGCCTGGCCAAGAACGATACGATTGATGCAGAGATGATCGCTTGGTTCGCAGAGACGTTCAGCGAGGCGCCGGGCCAAGTGCACGATGCCGCGCGCGAAGAGCTGCAGGCGCTGGTGAAAGCTCGTCTCAATCTGGTCGATCTCAAGATACGACTGGAAGCTCAAAACGAGCATGCTGCACCAGGACAGGCTCGGAAAGCGCGGACCCGTATCTTGAAGAGCTTGCTCGGGGAAATTGCCAAGCTCGAAGTCGCGATCTCGGCCCAGGTCAGGGCCACACCTCATCTTGCCGAACGCGCCGAGATCGTCGAGAGCGTGCCGGGCTTTGCCGAAACGAGCTCAGCGAACCTCATTGCTGGAATGCCGGAGCTTGGGCAAGTGAGCGACGAGATCGCCGCGGCGTTGTTAGGCGTTGCCCCTTATGACGATGATAGCGGAAAGCGCCGCGGCGAACGCCACATCAAGGGCGGCCGCCGTTGGGTCCGAAACGCCCTCTACATGCCGTGCCTCGGCGCGGCCACACAGAACAATCCTGTCTTCAAGGCCTACTATCAACGGCTACTTGCCAAGGGGAAGGAGCCGAAGGTTGCGCTCGTCGCCTGCATGCGAAAGCTGATCATCATCCTCAACACAATGATCGCACGCCGGCAGAAATGGGATCCCAGCCGTTACGCACTGAATTGA
- a CDS encoding dihydrodipicolinate synthase family protein, whose product MNKPVMPQSSLSVKLPTAGGQIETYRLAASRTFPAKLEGTLNRVAFSAAHTVVDPLADCDPWLTSAVDWDRTIAFREHVWDLGLGVAEAMDTAQRGMGLDWPTSLELIQRSVRAAKARGGALVFSGAGTDHLAVEDARGLDDVIRAYEEQIAAVEKAGGRIILMASRALAKLGRSADDYAKVYNRVLSQVREPVIIHWLGDMFDPALKNYWGTASLDTAMDIAVGIINANAAKVDGVKVSLLDKQREIDMRRRLDENVKMYTGDDFNYAELIAGDDKGFSHALLGIFDAIAPAASYALSLLAAGDEAGFHDVLGPTVPLSRHIFKAPTRFYKTGIVFMAYLNGHQDHFTMVGGQESTRSTLHLAELFRLADKAGLLSNPELATRRMKTVMATRGVEP is encoded by the coding sequence ATGAACAAGCCGGTCATGCCGCAATCGTCACTGTCCGTGAAGCTGCCGACCGCCGGAGGCCAGATCGAGACCTACCGTCTGGCGGCGTCGCGGACGTTTCCGGCCAAGCTCGAAGGCACGCTGAACCGCGTGGCGTTTTCTGCCGCCCATACCGTGGTCGATCCGCTGGCGGATTGTGATCCGTGGCTGACATCGGCCGTCGACTGGGACCGGACCATTGCGTTTCGCGAGCATGTCTGGGACCTCGGCCTCGGCGTCGCCGAAGCCATGGACACCGCGCAGCGCGGCATGGGGCTGGACTGGCCGACCTCGCTGGAACTGATCCAGCGCTCGGTGCGGGCGGCGAAGGCGAGGGGTGGTGCGCTGGTGTTTTCCGGCGCCGGCACCGACCATCTCGCGGTGGAGGACGCCAGGGGCCTCGATGACGTGATCCGCGCCTATGAGGAGCAGATCGCGGCCGTTGAGAAAGCCGGCGGCCGCATCATCCTGATGGCCTCGCGGGCGCTGGCAAAACTCGGCCGCAGCGCCGATGATTACGCCAAGGTCTATAATCGCGTGCTGTCGCAGGTTCGCGAGCCCGTGATCATCCACTGGCTCGGCGACATGTTCGATCCCGCGCTGAAGAATTACTGGGGCACCGCGAGCCTCGATACCGCGATGGACATCGCGGTCGGCATCATCAACGCCAACGCCGCCAAGGTCGATGGCGTCAAAGTCTCGCTGCTCGACAAGCAGCGCGAGATCGACATGCGCCGGCGGCTCGATGAGAACGTCAAGATGTATACCGGCGACGACTTCAACTATGCCGAACTGATCGCCGGCGACGACAAGGGTTTTTCGCACGCGCTGCTCGGTATCTTCGACGCCATCGCGCCGGCGGCCTCCTATGCGCTGTCGCTGCTGGCTGCCGGGGACGAAGCCGGTTTCCACGATGTGCTCGGGCCGACGGTGCCGTTGTCGCGGCATATCTTCAAGGCGCCGACGCGGTTCTACAAGACCGGTATCGTGTTCATGGCCTATCTCAACGGCCACCAGGACCACTTCACCATGGTGGGCGGGCAGGAGAGCACGCGCTCGACGCTGCATCTGGCCGAACTGTTCCGGCTAGCCGACAAGGCCGGGCTATTGTCCAATCCGGAACTGGCGACGCGGCGCATGAAGACCGTGATGGCCACGCGCGGCGTCGAGCCGTGA
- a CDS encoding ABC transporter ATP-binding protein: MNPATKPTEASQPAAHLRLVSDRAAGAAPGITLSGVSKTYRSRDGDVPSLKPLDFHINEGEFFVVVGPSGCGKSTLLKMISGLLAPSTGEILVDGEPVTKPHGNVGIVFQNALLLPWRNILSNVMLPIDMKKLPRQEYLLRAKALLKLVGLEGFEKKLPWQLSGGMQQRASICRALVHDPKIMLMDEPFGALDAMTREKMNVELMRIQRETGKTVLLITHSIPEAVFLADRVLVMTERPGAIAAIYDVPLPRPRSLDSMADPAFTKLVQRIRKHFFTQSPLD; the protein is encoded by the coding sequence ATGAACCCCGCAACCAAACCAACCGAAGCCTCTCAACCTGCGGCGCATCTGCGCCTGGTGTCTGATCGCGCCGCCGGCGCGGCGCCGGGGATTACGCTTTCGGGCGTGTCCAAGACCTATCGCTCGCGCGACGGCGACGTGCCGTCGCTGAAGCCGCTGGATTTTCACATCAACGAGGGCGAGTTCTTTGTCGTGGTCGGCCCGTCCGGCTGCGGCAAGTCCACGCTGCTGAAGATGATCTCGGGGCTGCTGGCGCCATCGACCGGCGAAATCCTGGTCGACGGCGAACCGGTGACGAAGCCGCACGGCAATGTCGGCATCGTGTTCCAGAACGCATTGCTGCTGCCATGGCGCAACATCCTGTCTAACGTGATGCTGCCGATCGACATGAAGAAGCTGCCGCGCCAGGAATATCTGCTGCGCGCCAAGGCGCTGCTGAAACTGGTCGGGCTCGAAGGGTTTGAGAAGAAACTGCCGTGGCAGTTGTCCGGCGGCATGCAGCAGCGCGCCTCGATCTGCCGCGCGCTGGTACATGATCCCAAGATCATGCTGATGGACGAGCCGTTCGGCGCGCTCGACGCCATGACGCGCGAGAAGATGAACGTCGAACTGATGCGGATTCAGCGCGAGACCGGCAAGACGGTGCTCTTGATTACGCATTCGATCCCCGAAGCCGTGTTCCTAGCCGACCGCGTGCTGGTCATGACCGAGCGTCCCGGCGCGATCGCCGCGATCTACGATGTGCCGCTGCCGCGTCCGCGTTCGCTGGATTCGATGGCGGACCCCGCCTTCACCAAACTGGTGCAGCGCATTCGAAAGCATTTCTTCACCCAAAGCCCGCTGGACTGA
- a CDS encoding Gfo/Idh/MocA family protein, with protein sequence MTTKRLGLIMNGVTGRMGLNQHLIRSIIAIRDSGGVVLANGDRMLPDPILIGRDADKVERLAKQYNVARWSTDLDKALANKDDTIFFDAATTQARPTLLTKAIEAGKHVYCEKPIATNLDEAVAVLRLANAKGVKHGTVQDKLFLPGLKKLAFLRDSGFFGRMLSVRGEFGYWVFEGGWQEAQRPSWNYRSEDGGGIILDMVCHWRYVLDNLFGEVESVSCTGTTDIPERFDEKNKKYTATADDSAYATFRLKGGVIAHINMSWVTRVYRDDLVTFQVDGTHGSAVAGLTECMIQARQATPRPVWNPDEKRTHDFYADWQKLPENVTYDNGFKEQWEMFIRHVCEDAPYKYTLLEGAKGVQLAECALQSWRERRWIDVAPIKV encoded by the coding sequence ATGACGACCAAACGCCTCGGCCTGATCATGAACGGCGTGACCGGCCGCATGGGGCTCAACCAGCATCTGATCCGCTCCATCATCGCGATCCGCGATTCCGGCGGCGTGGTGCTCGCCAACGGCGACCGCATGCTGCCCGATCCGATCCTGATCGGCCGCGATGCCGACAAGGTCGAGCGCCTCGCCAAGCAGTACAATGTGGCGCGCTGGTCGACCGACCTCGACAAGGCACTCGCAAACAAGGACGACACGATCTTCTTTGACGCCGCCACCACGCAGGCGCGGCCGACGCTGCTGACGAAAGCGATCGAGGCCGGCAAGCACGTCTATTGCGAGAAGCCGATCGCCACCAATCTGGACGAAGCCGTCGCGGTGCTGCGGCTCGCCAATGCCAAGGGCGTCAAGCACGGCACGGTGCAGGACAAGCTGTTCCTGCCCGGCCTGAAGAAGCTCGCTTTCCTGCGCGATAGCGGCTTCTTCGGCCGCATGCTCTCGGTGCGCGGCGAGTTCGGCTACTGGGTGTTCGAGGGCGGCTGGCAGGAGGCGCAGCGACCGTCATGGAATTACCGCAGCGAGGACGGCGGCGGCATCATCCTCGACATGGTCTGCCACTGGCGCTACGTGCTCGACAACCTGTTCGGCGAAGTCGAAAGCGTGAGCTGCACCGGCACCACGGATATCCCCGAGCGCTTCGACGAGAAGAACAAGAAGTACACCGCGACCGCCGATGACTCCGCCTACGCCACCTTCCGTCTCAAGGGTGGCGTGATCGCGCATATCAACATGAGCTGGGTGACGCGGGTCTATCGCGACGATCTCGTCACCTTCCAGGTCGACGGCACCCACGGCTCGGCGGTGGCCGGGCTCACCGAGTGCATGATCCAGGCCCGGCAGGCCACGCCGCGGCCGGTCTGGAATCCGGACGAGAAGCGCACCCACGATTTCTACGCCGACTGGCAGAAGCTGCCGGAGAACGTCACCTATGACAACGGCTTCAAGGAGCAGTGGGAGATGTTCATCCGCCACGTCTGTGAAGACGCGCCGTATAAATACACGCTGCTGGAAGGCGCCAAGGGCGTGCAACTCGCCGAATGCGCGCTGCAGAGCTGGCGCGAACGGCGCTGGATCGACGTCGCCCCGATCAAGGTGTGA
- a CDS encoding sugar phosphate isomerase/epimerase has protein sequence MRDFSGDHRWLSLNTATVRKQGDLVAIIDACARHGIRAIDPWRDQVAAVGLDRAVKAVRDAGLELSGYCRGGMFVADAAHRIEARDDNRRAIDEASALGAPCVVLVVGGLPQYSRPGSVASRDIAGARTQVHDGIAEMLDYAKAANMPLAIEPLHPAYAADRACINTTKQALDLCDALDPARSGMLGVALDVYHIWWDPDVLPQIARAGKERLLAFHVCDWLVPTKDILNDRGMMGDGVIDIKSVRAAVEAQGFAGYSEIEIFSNDWWSKPMDEVLKICIERHRTVV, from the coding sequence ATGCGGGATTTTTCTGGGGATCATCGCTGGCTGTCGCTGAACACGGCTACGGTCCGCAAGCAGGGCGATCTGGTTGCCATCATCGACGCCTGCGCGCGGCACGGTATCCGCGCCATCGATCCCTGGCGCGACCAGGTCGCCGCCGTCGGTCTCGACCGTGCGGTCAAGGCGGTGCGTGACGCCGGGCTTGAATTATCCGGTTATTGCCGCGGCGGCATGTTCGTCGCCGATGCGGCGCACCGGATCGAAGCGCGCGACGACAACCGCCGCGCCATCGATGAGGCCAGTGCGCTGGGCGCGCCCTGTGTCGTACTTGTTGTCGGCGGCCTGCCGCAATATTCGCGGCCGGGAAGCGTGGCTTCCAGGGACATCGCGGGCGCGCGGACGCAGGTCCACGACGGCATCGCCGAGATGCTCGACTACGCCAAGGCCGCCAACATGCCGCTCGCGATCGAGCCGCTGCATCCGGCCTATGCCGCTGACCGTGCCTGCATCAACACGACCAAGCAGGCGCTGGATCTCTGCGATGCGCTGGATCCTGCGCGCAGCGGTATGCTCGGCGTCGCGCTCGACGTCTATCACATCTGGTGGGATCCGGACGTGCTGCCGCAGATCGCGCGGGCCGGCAAGGAGCGGTTGCTGGCGTTTCACGTCTGCGACTGGCTGGTGCCGACCAAGGATATCCTCAACGACCGCGGCATGATGGGTGACGGCGTCATCGACATCAAATCGGTCCGCGCTGCGGTCGAGGCGCAGGGCTTTGCCGGCTATTCGGAGATCGAAATCTTCTCGAATGACTGGTGGAGCAAGCCGATGGACGAGGTTTTGAAGATTTGCATCGAGCGGCACCGGACGGTGGTCTGA
- a CDS encoding sugar kinase: MQALFIGQTYIDVTFITDHMPTGDEKHVASAYAVSFGGNAVTAAFCCAKLGIVPDLIATVANDWLGRMFQDMSAKYGISIHPRKVNASSLSFIMPKDGKRAIVRCRDDEHIHPFPILNLRGCRALHIDGHQPDAAIHYAKLCREAGILTSLDGGGLRANTHELLEFIDIAIVAERLCEQMEKTPEEMLDYLKSRGCRVGGITLGEKGLLWYDETGAVHTLPALPIPRERVIDTNGAGDVFHGAYVYSYLANPGKSWHDHFVFARAASTFKIQRLGNEAGLPTLQDIEVVKMAFPATV, from the coding sequence ATGCAGGCCCTCTTCATCGGACAGACCTATATCGACGTTACCTTCATCACCGACCACATGCCGACCGGCGACGAAAAGCATGTGGCTTCCGCCTACGCGGTTTCGTTTGGCGGCAACGCCGTCACCGCCGCGTTCTGCTGTGCGAAACTCGGCATCGTGCCCGACCTGATCGCGACCGTCGCCAATGACTGGTTGGGGCGCATGTTCCAGGACATGAGCGCGAAATACGGCATCTCGATCCACCCGCGCAAGGTCAACGCCTCCTCGCTGTCCTTCATCATGCCGAAGGACGGCAAGCGCGCCATCGTCCGCTGCCGCGACGACGAGCACATCCACCCTTTTCCGATCCTCAACCTCAGGGGTTGCCGTGCCCTGCATATTGACGGCCACCAGCCCGACGCCGCCATCCATTATGCCAAACTGTGTCGCGAGGCCGGCATTCTGACCTCGCTCGACGGCGGCGGCCTGCGTGCCAATACCCATGAACTGCTGGAATTCATCGACATCGCGATCGTCGCCGAACGGCTGTGCGAGCAGATGGAGAAGACGCCGGAGGAGATGCTGGATTATCTCAAGAGCCGGGGTTGCCGGGTCGGCGGCATCACGCTCGGCGAAAAGGGCCTGCTCTGGTACGACGAGACCGGCGCGGTCCATACCTTGCCGGCGCTGCCTATACCGCGCGAGCGCGTGATCGACACCAACGGCGCCGGCGATGTCTTCCACGGCGCCTATGTCTATTCCTACCTCGCCAATCCCGGCAAAAGCTGGCACGACCATTTCGTATTCGCGCGCGCCGCATCGACGTTCAAGATTCAGCGCCTCGGCAACGAGGCTGGCTTGCCGACGCTGCAAGACATCGAAGTGGTCAAGATGGCGTTCCCGGCCACCGTATGA
- a CDS encoding ABC transporter substrate-binding protein yields MLRMIGAITTALIWAALSTVPASAADKVVLMLNWYVYGEHAPFYYGKAKGIYAAEGIDLEIQEGRGSAATTQAVAAKTADFGYVDVPTMMRAAVKGAPIVAAGVLLQTSPMSAMGFVEKNIKKPEDIKGKTVAITPADSMTQIWPLFLKKTGLKESDFTTVAGDGQTKLNAVINGQADLLLGYVMDQSMKIKDATGKDVYPIKFADYGINMVSSGVVANTDYVKANADLVKRFMSATTKAVEAAEKDPKAAAQSILDANPKGGKIETLTQGFELTIPLYRTPETKAKRPFEVTDQNMTDTVNLMVEYGGLDAKAKDNPKAFYTNDYLPKGGS; encoded by the coding sequence ATGTTACGAATGATAGGTGCGATTACGACCGCCTTGATCTGGGCCGCGCTTTCAACGGTTCCGGCTTCTGCCGCCGACAAGGTCGTGCTGATGCTGAACTGGTACGTCTATGGCGAGCACGCGCCGTTCTATTACGGCAAGGCCAAGGGCATCTATGCCGCCGAAGGCATCGACCTCGAAATCCAGGAAGGTCGCGGTTCGGCAGCGACGACGCAGGCGGTGGCGGCCAAGACCGCCGATTTCGGCTATGTCGACGTCCCCACCATGATGCGCGCGGCAGTGAAGGGTGCGCCGATCGTGGCCGCCGGCGTGCTGCTGCAGACCAGCCCGATGTCGGCGATGGGTTTCGTCGAGAAGAACATCAAAAAACCCGAAGACATCAAGGGCAAGACGGTCGCGATCACGCCGGCCGATTCCATGACCCAAATCTGGCCGCTGTTCCTGAAGAAGACCGGGCTGAAGGAAAGCGATTTTACCACGGTGGCCGGCGACGGCCAGACCAAGCTGAATGCCGTCATCAACGGTCAGGCTGATCTCCTGCTGGGCTACGTCATGGACCAGTCGATGAAGATCAAGGACGCCACCGGCAAGGACGTCTATCCGATCAAGTTCGCCGACTACGGCATCAACATGGTCTCGTCGGGCGTCGTCGCCAACACCGATTACGTCAAGGCCAACGCCGACCTCGTCAAGCGCTTCATGTCGGCCACCACCAAGGCGGTCGAAGCCGCCGAGAAGGATCCGAAGGCCGCGGCACAGTCGATCCTTGATGCCAACCCGAAGGGCGGCAAGATCGAAACGCTGACGCAAGGCTTTGAACTGACGATCCCGCTATACCGGACACCGGAAACCAAGGCCAAGCGGCCGTTCGAAGTCACCGACCAGAACATGACCGACACGGTCAACCTGATGGTCGAATATGGCGGGCTCGACGCCAAGGCCAAGGACAATCCGAAGGCGTTTTATACCAACGATTATCTGCCGAAGGGCGGCTCGTGA
- a CDS encoding cytochrome P450, whose product MNPDARELADTFDLEKLTPDFYANPYPTYRALREHEPVKRLPNGCWFLTRYDDLVAAYKNTKVFSSDKKKEFAPKYGASLLYEHHTTSLVFNDPPAHTRVRRLIMGALSPRAISGMEPDLIALVDRLLDGLAIKGKVDLIDDFAAAIPIEVIGNLLDVPQDEREPLRDWSLAILGALEPVVAPDVFARGNKAVKDFLAYLEGLVARRRAKPGNPERDVLTRLIQGEDNGERLTEKELLHNCIFLLNAGHETTTNLIGNGLVALLGHPSEKQRLIDNPALIKTAVEEMLRFESSNQLGNRMTVEPIELGGVAMPAGTPITLCIGAANRDPAQFADPENLDIGRTPNRHLAFGTGAHQCAGMALARLEGAIAISRFLARFPNYALSGEPVRGGRVRFRGFLSVPCQTG is encoded by the coding sequence ATGAATCCGGATGCACGCGAACTGGCTGACACGTTCGACCTCGAGAAACTGACGCCGGATTTCTACGCCAACCCCTACCCGACCTATCGCGCGTTGCGGGAACACGAGCCGGTCAAGCGGTTGCCGAACGGTTGCTGGTTCCTGACCCGCTATGACGATCTGGTCGCGGCCTACAAGAACACCAAGGTATTCTCTTCGGACAAGAAGAAGGAATTTGCGCCCAAATACGGCGCCTCCCTGCTCTACGAGCACCACACCACCAGCCTGGTCTTCAACGATCCCCCCGCCCACACCCGCGTGCGGCGGCTGATCATGGGCGCGCTGTCGCCGCGCGCGATATCAGGCATGGAGCCTGACCTGATTGCCCTGGTCGACCGGCTGCTTGATGGCCTCGCAATCAAAGGGAAAGTCGACCTGATCGACGACTTCGCCGCGGCGATCCCGATCGAGGTGATCGGCAATCTGCTCGACGTGCCCCAGGACGAGCGCGAGCCGCTGCGCGACTGGTCGCTGGCCATTCTGGGCGCGCTGGAGCCGGTCGTCGCACCGGATGTATTTGCGCGCGGCAACAAGGCGGTGAAGGATTTCCTCGCCTATCTCGAAGGTCTGGTGGCGCGCCGCCGCGCCAAACCCGGCAATCCCGAGCGCGACGTGCTGACGCGGCTGATCCAGGGAGAGGACAATGGCGAGCGGCTGACGGAAAAGGAATTGCTGCACAACTGCATTTTCCTGCTCAACGCCGGCCATGAGACCACCACCAACCTGATCGGCAACGGGCTGGTGGCGCTGCTGGGCCATCCGTCCGAAAAGCAGCGGCTGATCGACAATCCGGCGCTGATCAAGACCGCCGTCGAGGAGATGCTGCGGTTCGAAAGCTCCAATCAGCTCGGCAACCGCATGACGGTTGAGCCGATCGAACTCGGCGGCGTCGCGATGCCGGCGGGCACGCCGATCACGCTGTGTATCGGCGCCGCCAATCGCGATCCAGCTCAGTTCGCCGATCCCGAAAATCTCGACATCGGCCGCACGCCGAACCGGCATCTCGCTTTCGGCACCGGCGCGCATCAATGCGCCGGTATGGCGCTGGCGCGGCTCGAAGGCGCGATCGCGATCTCGCGTTTCCTGGCACGATTTCCGAACTACGCGCTCAGCGGCGAACCGGTACGCGGCGGCCGGGTTCGTTTCCGCGGATTCCTGAGCGTGCCGTGCCAGACCGGCTGA